The following are encoded together in the Clostridium sp. BJN0013 genome:
- a CDS encoding branched-chain amino acid transporter permease translates to MILVPVQTFIIICMVTAGTIITRVLPFILFQDTKSNNSYIGYLGKVLPYSAIGLLVVYCLKSVNFKNPTYGIPEAVAIICITVLHYWKGNTLLSIGVGTVIYMVLVQAVFI, encoded by the coding sequence ATGATTTTAGTACCTGTTCAAACTTTCATTATTATTTGCATGGTAACTGCTGGCACAATTATAACAAGGGTTTTGCCTTTTATTTTATTTCAAGATACTAAATCAAATAATTCATATATCGGTTACCTTGGCAAAGTTTTACCCTATTCTGCTATAGGTCTGTTGGTGGTATATTGTCTTAAAAGCGTTAATTTTAAAAATCCTACATATGGGATTCCGGAGGCAGTAGCTATCATTTGCATTACTGTGCTTCATTATTGGAAAGGTAATACACTTTTAAGTATTGGGGTAGGTACGGTTATCTACATGGTGCTTGTTCAAGCTGTTTTTATTTAA
- a CDS encoding AzlC family ABC transporter permease: protein MKEKTRALKAAFPCTIPVLTGFTFLGIAYGILMNSKGYGVGWAVLMSFMAFAGSAQYVAITFLTSVFNPIYALLMTLMVNARHLFYGISMLDKYGNTGKLKPYLIFGLCDETFSIVCSAEPPEGVNQNWFNFFITFLDHSYWVLGTALGGILGSMVSFNTKGLDFVLTALFVVIFVGQWKTQKKHKPAIIGVLCSVICLIVFGQDNFIIPSMIVILIVLTVFRKKYLEEKELAEEDVQ from the coding sequence TTGAAAGAAAAAACTAGAGCATTAAAGGCCGCCTTCCCCTGTACTATCCCTGTATTAACTGGATTTACTTTCTTGGGTATTGCCTATGGCATCTTAATGAACAGTAAGGGTTATGGTGTTGGTTGGGCGGTTTTGATGAGCTTTATGGCATTTGCAGGATCAGCACAATATGTAGCAATTACTTTTCTTACATCAGTTTTTAATCCTATTTATGCATTGTTAATGACATTAATGGTAAATGCTCGTCATTTATTTTATGGAATATCAATGCTGGATAAATATGGAAATACTGGTAAATTAAAACCATATCTTATTTTTGGCTTGTGTGATGAAACATTTTCTATTGTCTGCTCGGCGGAGCCTCCAGAGGGTGTAAATCAAAACTGGTTTAATTTTTTTATTACATTCCTTGATCACAGCTATTGGGTATTAGGCACAGCTCTCGGCGGGATACTGGGTTCTATGGTTTCATTTAATACAAAGGGTCTTGATTTTGTTTTAACTGCTCTTTTTGTGGTAATATTTGTCGGACAATGGAAGACTCAGAAAAAGCATAAACCTGCAATAATCGGAGTTTTATGTTCTGTTATCTGTTTGATTGTTTTTGGACAAGATAATTTCATTATTCCTTCCATGATTGTTATATTGATAGTATTGACAGTATTTCGAAAAAAATATTTAGAGGAGAAAGAACTTGCAGAGGAGGACGTACAATGA
- a CDS encoding Lrp/AsnC family transcriptional regulator, producing MEVILDNIDKAILRELQEDGSISNLDLSKKIGLSPSACLARTKNLVETGTIKKFATIIDEKKLGMEVLAFVLVNITPLNRQTIHSFLEDVNRFPQIQECYTLTGSHDYLLKIIAKDMESYRDFIIDSLMQNTTISSVETSMVMGIEKRTVNVPID from the coding sequence ATGGAGGTTATTCTTGATAATATCGATAAAGCAATCTTAAGAGAATTGCAGGAAGATGGTTCAATCTCAAATTTAGATTTATCAAAAAAAATTGGACTTTCACCATCAGCTTGCCTGGCAAGAACAAAAAATTTAGTAGAAACTGGTACTATCAAAAAATTCGCTACTATTATAGACGAGAAAAAATTGGGAATGGAAGTCCTTGCATTTGTTCTCGTCAATATAACACCTCTTAATAGACAAACAATACATTCATTTTTAGAGGATGTAAATAGATTTCCACAGATTCAAGAGTGTTACACACTTACGGGAAGCCACGATTATCTTCTTAAAATTATAGCAAAAGATATGGAGAGCTATAGAGACTTTATAATTGATTCATTAATGCAGAATACTACAATCAGCAGTGTTGAAACGAGTATGGTTATGGGGATAGAAAAAAGAACTGTCAACGTACCCATTGATTAA
- a CDS encoding PhzF family isomerase translates to MTRKYNLYQIDSFTKDKFVGNPAGVITNADGLTSDEMQKIARELNNSETAFIFSSNSNEYDVHIRFFTPTNEVPICGHATIAAHYARAIENTLNTSRVYHKTGAGILPVDIVKENKDYKITMTQGKIEFGDIIERINRKKLLSALNISDDDLLESYPIQIVSTGHSKVMIGIKNIATLNEMKPNYDTLSKLSHIIKCNGYYVFTVDSQDSDVLVHGRMFAPAIGINEDPVTGNANGPLGAYLVHHKLINHNNSLLKFKAKQGEAIKRSGTIEVEVVIENNKPVEVKISGNAVIAFKSELLLQ, encoded by the coding sequence ATGACAAGAAAATATAACTTATATCAAATAGACTCATTCACTAAGGATAAATTTGTTGGAAATCCAGCTGGAGTTATAACAAATGCTGATGGATTAACTTCGGATGAAATGCAGAAAATAGCCAGGGAGCTTAATAATTCTGAAACAGCTTTTATCTTTTCTTCAAATAGTAATGAGTATGATGTTCATATAAGGTTCTTCACGCCAACAAATGAAGTGCCAATTTGTGGACATGCTACTATTGCTGCGCACTATGCCCGCGCTATTGAAAATACGCTTAACACTTCAAGAGTTTATCATAAGACAGGTGCAGGGATTCTGCCTGTTGATATAGTGAAAGAAAATAAAGATTACAAAATTACTATGACGCAAGGGAAAATTGAATTTGGCGATATTATTGAAAGGATAAATAGAAAAAAGCTTTTATCAGCACTAAATATAAGTGATGACGACTTATTAGAAAGTTATCCAATTCAGATTGTTTCGACAGGCCATTCTAAGGTTATGATTGGTATAAAAAACATTGCAACCTTAAATGAAATGAAGCCTAATTATGATACCCTTTCTAAATTGAGCCATATTATTAAATGTAATGGATATTACGTTTTTACAGTTGATTCTCAGGATAGTGATGTTTTGGTTCACGGTAGAATGTTTGCTCCTGCTATAGGTATTAATGAAGATCCTGTAACTGGTAATGCAAACGGTCCTTTGGGTGCATATTTGGTTCACCATAAATTGATCAATCATAATAATTCTTTACTTAAATTTAAAGCTAAACAAGGCGAAGCTATAAAACGTTCAGGTACTATTGAGGTGGAAGTAGTTATAGAAAATAATAAACCTGTAGAAGTTAAAATTTCAGGAAATGCTGTAATAGCATTTAAATCCGAGTTGTTGTTGCAATAA
- a CDS encoding GntR family transcriptional regulator has translation MNIIISSNTSKPIYEQITSQMKAMVMSGELKTGDQIPSMRALAKSLHVSVITVQKAYEDLQRDGFIETTVGRGSFISAQNKDFVQEEQQRIAEEHLQEAADIGRTNGIKLEKLIELLTMFYQGEE, from the coding sequence TTGAATATTATAATAAGCAGCAATACAAGTAAGCCCATCTATGAACAGATTACCTCACAAATGAAAGCTATGGTGATGAGTGGTGAATTAAAAACAGGAGACCAAATTCCATCTATGAGGGCTCTTGCAAAATCACTCCACGTGAGTGTGATAACTGTACAAAAGGCATATGAGGATTTACAGCGTGACGGGTTTATTGAGACAACAGTTGGACGCGGTAGCTTTATATCAGCTCAAAATAAGGATTTTGTTCAAGAGGAACAGCAACGAATAGCTGAAGAACATCTACAGGAAGCTGCTGATATCGGCCGTACCAACGGCATCAAACTCGAAAAACTTATTGAACTTTTAACAATGTTTTATCAAGGAGAGGAATAG
- a CDS encoding ABC transporter ATP-binding protein: protein MDSILQVRNLTKQYPGFKLDHVSFDIFKGTIMGLIGENGAGKSTTINAILDLVKKDDGEVIFWGKKLSDDPKHLKEDIGVVFDDINFYETLTPAKIENISRAAYIKWDRRVFNKYIRKFNLPLNKEIKTFSKGMKVKLCIAAALSHHPKFLILDEATSGLDPIMRDDMLDVFLDFVQNENHSILISSHITSDLEKIADYIAFIHQGRLVFTKPKDELIYNYGIIRCDTSTFEKIDKSEILAYRKKDYEWEVLVSNKKKAQEKYKKSVIDNASIDDILLLFIKGAKK from the coding sequence ATGGATAGTATTTTACAAGTTAGAAACTTAACTAAACAGTATCCGGGTTTTAAACTTGACCATGTTTCATTTGACATTTTCAAAGGAACGATAATGGGTCTAATTGGTGAAAATGGAGCTGGTAAAAGCACTACAATAAATGCAATTTTAGACTTAGTAAAAAAAGATGATGGCGAGGTGATCTTTTGGGGAAAGAAATTATCCGATGATCCCAAACATCTCAAAGAGGACATAGGTGTTGTTTTTGATGATATCAATTTTTATGAAACACTGACACCTGCAAAAATAGAGAATATTTCTCGAGCTGCTTATATTAAATGGGATAGAAGAGTGTTTAATAAATATATAAGAAAATTCAATTTGCCACTTAACAAAGAAATTAAGACTTTTTCCAAAGGCATGAAAGTAAAACTTTGTATTGCGGCTGCCCTTTCCCATCATCCTAAGTTCCTTATTTTAGATGAAGCAACCAGTGGTCTTGATCCAATTATGCGGGATGACATGCTTGATGTGTTTTTAGATTTTGTTCAGAATGAAAATCATTCTATTCTCATTTCTTCTCACATTACCAGTGATTTAGAAAAGATTGCTGATTATATTGCTTTTATTCATCAAGGAAGACTTGTTTTTACTAAACCCAAAGATGAACTAATTTATAATTATGGCATTATCCGTTGCGATACTTCTACATTTGAAAAAATCGATAAATCTGAAATCCTTGCTTATCGAAAAAAAGACTACGAATGGGAGGTTCTAGTTTCCAATAAAAAAAAGGCGCAAGAGAAATATAAAAAATCGGTGATAGATAACGCCTCTATTGATGATATTTTGCTTCTTTTCATAAAGGGGGCGAAAAAATGA
- a CDS encoding ABC-2 transporter permease has translation MRSLILKDIYNIMHGAKSMLLLTIVLTVAIIPLAGLPSYVVANIVIYSMMVVTTFAFDDNSKWTRYAMVMPITKKEVVRSKFCMLMIFCLLGILSGICFGIVGGIITQKFSISNTDNISDLIFSGIIGVIISAICGSINIPLIFKYGSESARQLIIVAFVMPTALAFTIYKIGMLLNITIPSEVVSMLKYIAPILIMLFMYFMYKLSCNIFINKDL, from the coding sequence ATGAGAAGCTTAATCTTGAAAGATATTTATAACATCATGCACGGAGCAAAGTCCATGTTGTTACTAACAATTGTTTTAACCGTTGCAATTATTCCACTCGCTGGCTTGCCCTCTTATGTTGTTGCCAATATTGTTATATACAGTATGATGGTAGTTACAACATTTGCTTTTGATGATAACTCAAAATGGACGAGATATGCTATGGTTATGCCCATTACTAAAAAAGAAGTTGTGCGTAGTAAATTTTGCATGCTAATGATTTTTTGTTTGTTGGGAATTCTATCTGGTATCTGCTTTGGTATTGTGGGTGGAATCATTACCCAAAAATTTAGTATCTCAAATACGGATAATATTAGTGATTTAATATTTTCGGGAATAATTGGAGTAATCATTTCAGCTATTTGTGGAAGCATAAACATACCTCTTATTTTTAAATATGGCTCAGAATCAGCGCGTCAATTAATAATAGTTGCGTTTGTCATGCCTACAGCTTTAGCTTTTACCATTTATAAAATCGGTATGCTCTTGAACATTACTATTCCATCTGAAGTCGTTTCTATGTTAAAATATATCGCACCCATTTTAATCATGTTGTTTATGTATTTTATGTACAAGTTAAGTTGTAATATTTTTATAAATAAAGATCTTTAA
- a CDS encoding YdbC family protein: MADIKYEIKETIGIISESPKGWKKELNLMSWNNNAPKFDIRDWSPEHTKMGKGITLTNEELKKLRDILNEMKL; this comes from the coding sequence ATGGCGGATATAAAATATGAAATAAAGGAAACTATAGGGATCATTTCAGAATCACCAAAGGGATGGAAAAAAGAATTAAACCTAATGAGCTGGAATAATAATGCACCTAAATTTGATATTAGAGATTGGTCACCTGAACATACAAAAATGGGTAAAGGTATTACTTTAACCAATGAGGAATTAAAAAAACTAAGGGATATATTAAATGAAATGAAATTATAG
- a CDS encoding lysophospholipase: MLNHLEGKFNTFDDTELFYTKDIVDSARAVVVIVHGLCEHSGRYEYFTEQLNHFKYTVYRFDNRGHGKSGGERGYVEDFQYFFKDTDRVVNMALEENKGLPVFMFGHSMGGFITVGYGIKYRDKLKGQILSGAAVLEPPAFKSLKENNYFEKNPREKSPNLLVKFMCRDTAVIEDYNNDPLVLREINIKLLGESFIKGSKWIGENIKGYEYPCLILNGEKDKIVKKEEAKWLFDNISSRDKSIEIYPECYHEILSEKDEKESIIEDIHQWIEERI, from the coding sequence ATGTTAAATCATTTAGAAGGTAAATTCAATACATTTGATGATACTGAATTATTTTATACTAAAGATATAGTAGATTCTGCCAGGGCAGTAGTTGTAATAGTACATGGACTTTGTGAACATTCAGGTAGATATGAGTATTTTACAGAACAGTTAAATCATTTTAAATATACAGTTTATAGATTCGATAATAGAGGACATGGAAAATCTGGAGGAGAAAGAGGCTATGTGGAAGATTTTCAGTATTTTTTCAAGGATACGGATAGAGTGGTGAATATGGCTCTGGAAGAAAATAAAGGTTTACCTGTATTTATGTTTGGCCACAGTATGGGAGGATTTATTACCGTAGGCTATGGAATAAAATATAGAGATAAATTAAAAGGTCAAATACTGTCAGGAGCTGCAGTTTTAGAACCTCCAGCTTTTAAAAGTTTAAAAGAAAATAATTATTTTGAAAAAAATCCAAGAGAGAAATCTCCTAATCTTTTAGTTAAATTTATGTGTAGAGATACAGCAGTGATTGAAGATTATAATAATGATCCTCTTGTACTAAGAGAAATCAATATAAAACTTTTGGGAGAATCATTTATAAAAGGTTCTAAATGGATTGGTGAGAATATCAAAGGTTACGAGTATCCATGTCTTATACTTAATGGAGAAAAGGATAAAATAGTTAAAAAAGAGGAAGCTAAATGGTTGTTTGACAACATAAGTTCAAGAGATAAATCCATAGAAATATATCCTGAATGTTATCATGAAATATTAAGTGAAAAAGATGAAAAAGAAAGTATTATAGAAGATATACATCAATGGATTGAAGAAAGAATTTAG
- a CDS encoding DUF1097 domain-containing protein → MKAKIPIEIVVAVLAALSCLVSLPGLGFPVWALFIGWAWYFALGATPSTMKSIYPSMLPGALLAVLCIFLINDFGKIMPSMPAMMIAVLITVFLLMICLRIPYTNCSLSAFNAYSTTFAVFYGGFFPKMGVQSYDILMALVWALIGNALGPIFGYLSIVFTMPAKDKQ, encoded by the coding sequence ATGAAGGCAAAAATTCCTATAGAAATTGTAGTTGCTGTACTTGCTGCTCTTTCCTGTTTAGTTTCATTGCCTGGACTAGGATTTCCAGTATGGGCACTGTTTATAGGATGGGCCTGGTATTTTGCTTTAGGTGCAACTCCTTCTACTATGAAGAGTATATATCCTTCAATGTTACCTGGGGCTTTGCTGGCAGTACTTTGCATATTCCTTATTAATGACTTTGGAAAGATTATGCCATCAATGCCGGCAATGATGATAGCAGTACTTATAACTGTTTTTCTACTTATGATTTGTTTAAGGATTCCCTATACTAATTGTTCTTTATCTGCATTTAATGCCTATTCCACAACCTTTGCAGTGTTCTATGGAGGATTTTTCCCAAAGATGGGAGTACAGAGTTATGATATTTTGATGGCTTTAGTATGGGCATTAATTGGTAATGCATTAGGACCTATTTTTGGATATTTAAGTATAGTTTTTACTATGCCAGCTAAAGATAAACAATGA
- a CDS encoding 5-oxoprolinase subunit PxpA has protein sequence MKIDINVDMGESFGRYTLGNDEEVMKYITSANIAAGFHAGDSLVMEKTIQFAKKYNVAIGAHVGLNDKQGFGRREINLTSEELRADVIYQLGALDGFLKVNNLKMQHIKPHGILYRMVSEYEIYVDCFLDTVKEYNPELYVVLPENTIAFERGKQKELKMVSEMLVDLDYDDSGNWVLERTKKARSPKEVAERALMVAKDKKIETVTGKLIKADAITVCVHGDSPNAVEVVKEIKEVLISNGVELSSISNIYV, from the coding sequence ATGAAAATAGATATAAATGTTGACATGGGAGAAAGTTTTGGTAGATACACATTAGGCAATGATGAGGAAGTCATGAAGTATATAACCTCTGCTAATATAGCTGCGGGATTTCATGCAGGAGATTCTTTAGTAATGGAAAAGACAATACAATTTGCTAAAAAATATAATGTTGCAATTGGTGCACATGTGGGGCTTAACGACAAACAGGGCTTTGGCAGAAGAGAAATTAATTTAACTTCAGAAGAATTGAGGGCAGATGTCATCTACCAACTTGGAGCTTTAGATGGTTTTCTAAAAGTAAATAATTTAAAGATGCAGCATATTAAGCCTCATGGAATATTGTATCGTATGGTTTCTGAATATGAGATATATGTGGATTGTTTTTTAGATACAGTTAAAGAATATAATCCAGAGCTTTATGTTGTACTTCCCGAAAATACCATTGCCTTTGAGAGGGGAAAGCAAAAAGAACTTAAAATGGTTTCGGAAATGCTGGTCGATTTAGATTATGATGATTCTGGCAATTGGGTACTTGAGAGAACCAAAAAAGCTCGCTCTCCTAAAGAAGTTGCAGAGAGGGCACTTATGGTAGCTAAAGATAAGAAAATTGAAACCGTAACTGGCAAGCTTATAAAGGCTGATGCAATCACAGTATGTGTCCACGGAGATTCTCCCAATGCTGTTGAAGTAGTAAAGGAAATTAAAGAAGTGTTGATATCAAATGGCGTAGAATTAAGTAGTATATCAAATATATATGTTTAA
- a CDS encoding acetyl/propionyl/methylcrotonyl-CoA carboxylase subunit alpha, which yields MFKKLLIANRGEIVNRIINTCEKMGIKTVVIYSEADKNATYIKRADEAYNIGPANPMKSYLNIDEIVKVMKISNADAVHPGYGFLSENSSFANVISELGASWIGPSPKILEEIESKCYCREIANDVGVPVVPGSDKLVSSVDEILDIANSIGYPILLKLDKGGGGKGIEIAENGNDIKNIFERLCRVGTLAFASSDCYVEKAIKNPRHIEIQFIMDQFGKCVCLGERECSIQRRYQKIIEESPSPVVTQEDRERLYDYTKKLASKMQYKGAGTMEFIRDESGKFYFIEVNARLQVEHPVSEFVTGVDIVENQIRIACGERIDFTQDDIKLNGHSIECRVYAEDPVKFIPSPGTIQDISFPTIDSKYLRIEHALEKGSVVPPYYDPMLAKVISWGQNRDEAIKILIQALNDFKIKGIKTNISINLNILKNQKYISGDFDTSFIFSMNAVKSTVEV from the coding sequence ATGTTTAAGAAACTTCTTATAGCAAATAGAGGAGAAATTGTAAATAGAATAATAAATACTTGCGAAAAAATGGGTATAAAAACTGTAGTTATATATTCCGAAGCGGATAAAAATGCCACGTATATAAAGAGGGCAGATGAAGCTTATAATATTGGACCGGCTAATCCAATGAAAAGTTATCTAAATATTGATGAAATAGTTAAAGTGATGAAAATATCAAATGCAGATGCAGTTCATCCCGGGTATGGTTTTCTGTCTGAGAACAGTTCCTTTGCAAATGTTATTTCAGAACTTGGTGCAAGCTGGATTGGACCATCTCCTAAAATACTTGAAGAAATAGAATCCAAATGTTATTGCAGAGAAATTGCCAATGATGTGGGGGTACCTGTAGTTCCAGGTTCTGATAAGCTTGTAAGTAGCGTTGATGAAATATTAGATATAGCAAATTCCATAGGGTATCCTATTCTTTTAAAATTGGATAAGGGCGGCGGAGGAAAGGGAATAGAAATTGCTGAAAATGGTAATGACATAAAAAATATATTTGAACGTCTTTGTCGAGTTGGAACTCTTGCCTTTGCATCTTCTGACTGTTATGTAGAAAAAGCTATAAAAAATCCAAGGCATATTGAAATACAATTTATCATGGACCAATTTGGAAAGTGTGTGTGTCTAGGTGAAAGAGAATGTTCTATTCAAAGAAGATATCAAAAAATTATTGAAGAATCTCCTTCGCCTGTTGTGACACAAGAAGATAGAGAAAGACTATATGATTATACTAAAAAATTAGCATCTAAAATGCAATACAAAGGCGCAGGTACAATGGAATTTATAAGGGATGAAAGTGGAAAGTTCTATTTTATTGAGGTAAATGCAAGGCTTCAAGTAGAACATCCTGTAAGCGAATTTGTAACAGGGGTGGATATAGTAGAAAATCAAATCAGGATTGCCTGTGGAGAAAGGATTGATTTTACCCAAGATGATATAAAGCTTAATGGTCATTCTATTGAATGTAGAGTATATGCAGAAGATCCCGTAAAATTTATACCTTCTCCAGGAACAATTCAGGACATAAGTTTTCCAACTATTGATTCTAAGTATTTAAGAATTGAGCATGCACTTGAAAAAGGAAGTGTAGTTCCACCTTATTATGATCCAATGCTGGCTAAGGTAATTTCATGGGGACAAAATAGAGATGAGGCTATTAAAATATTGATACAAGCTTTAAATGATTTTAAAATTAAAGGTATTAAAACAAATATATCTATAAATTTAAATATATTAAAAAATCAGAAGTATATTTCAGGTGATTTTGATACTTCATTCATATTTAGTATGAATGCGGTTAAATCTACGGTGGAGGTGTGA
- a CDS encoding acetyl-CoA carboxylase biotin carboxyl carrier protein subunit, which produces MEKKVCAHMPGLVARVVVNEGDKVTKNQEVAVLNCMKVEIPVCANDDGVVKSILAKEWDEMEIGTPMVILEV; this is translated from the coding sequence ATGGAAAAGAAAGTATGTGCACATATGCCTGGACTTGTTGCCCGTGTAGTGGTTAATGAAGGAGATAAGGTTACAAAAAATCAGGAAGTTGCCGTGTTAAATTGCATGAAAGTAGAAATACCTGTATGTGCCAATGATGATGGTGTAGTAAAAAGTATTCTGGCAAAAGAGTGGGATGAAATGGAAATAGGAACTCCTATGGTCATATTGGAGGTTTAA
- a CDS encoding biotin-dependent carboxyltransferase family protein, with amino-acid sequence MGLGMAAAGAMDNLALQLGNLIVGNKIGEAGIEVAGGYFQAQFEEDMVIAVTGTDMNPIINDEKIKLWESFKVNKGDVLKFSHFGEFGFRCYICVAGGVDVPEYLGSKSTCVFGSYGGFEGRRLVPGDKIKVGKPLGELSSLEGRKLKSEIIPEYSRTWELRAIPGMNSVPDYVTEEGMNYLFSNEFKISYSSNRSAYRISEIPSYFFSREDGGKGGSHPSNIVDHGYNMRGDINICGNTPIILIADGPTLGGYICVANIINADLWKIGQGTPSRDYIKLVYCTRDEAVQARIDRNKMLTEDSLL; translated from the coding sequence ATGGGACTTGGAATGGCAGCGGCAGGTGCTATGGATAATTTGGCACTTCAACTAGGAAATTTAATTGTGGGAAATAAAATAGGTGAAGCAGGAATAGAAGTTGCAGGAGGGTACTTTCAAGCGCAGTTTGAAGAGGATATGGTTATAGCTGTTACCGGTACGGATATGAATCCTATTATAAATGATGAAAAAATTAAGTTATGGGAATCTTTTAAAGTAAATAAAGGTGATGTATTAAAATTTTCTCACTTTGGAGAATTTGGATTCAGATGTTATATATGTGTTGCCGGAGGAGTTGACGTTCCAGAATATTTAGGAAGCAAATCTACCTGTGTTTTTGGTTCTTATGGAGGCTTTGAAGGTAGACGGCTAGTCCCTGGGGACAAAATTAAAGTTGGAAAACCACTGGGTGAACTTAGCAGCCTGGAAGGACGAAAGCTAAAATCAGAAATAATACCAGAGTATTCAAGAACATGGGAATTAAGAGCTATTCCAGGAATGAATTCAGTCCCGGATTATGTAACAGAAGAAGGTATGAACTATTTATTCAGTAATGAATTTAAAATTTCCTATAGTTCGAATCGTTCTGCATATAGAATTTCAGAGATACCATCTTACTTTTTCTCAAGAGAGGATGGTGGAAAAGGTGGAAGTCATCCTTCAAATATTGTTGATCATGGATATAATATGCGGGGTGATATAAACATATGTGGAAATACTCCAATTATTTTAATTGCAGATGGTCCAACCCTTGGAGGATATATATGTGTTGCAAATATAATTAATGCAGATTTGTGGAAGATAGGACAGGGCACTCCATCTAGAGATTACATAAAATTAGTTTATTGTACTAGAGATGAAGCTGTGCAAGCAAGAATAGACAGAAATAAGATGCTTACAGAAGATTCACTATTATAA
- a CDS encoding allophanate hydrolase subunit 1 → MAKSKYEVILSTLPEAKNRVEVLFRQAGDGFIQIEYGREQRADILDSFRMLAVDELIKEKNIKGLIETLPGIRTNMIHFDPVEISAEKIIDEIKDAEDSITSIEDMVIDSRIIHLPIAFEDSETKKAVEKYEKEVRPKAPNVINGYNLEYMAMCNGISVDEIKKTLLNTYWYNSGCGFWPGGGFFWPMDPRCAIVVPKYNPPRIWTPEGAVGIGGPCVFTYTTPTGGGYQLFGRTIPTFQLSMKHPQFKESPFLYRPSGDRIKFYEITEKELLNIYDHVHDKTDYKYEIEDGEIIVKDYLEFLKRDDVVKGTEEFQKKQEEGTKKAPRL, encoded by the coding sequence ATGGCAAAAAGTAAATATGAAGTAATTTTATCCACCCTGCCTGAGGCAAAAAATAGAGTAGAGGTACTTTTTAGGCAGGCGGGTGATGGTTTTATCCAAATTGAATACGGCAGGGAACAACGGGCAGATATATTGGATTCTTTTAGAATGCTTGCTGTAGATGAATTGATAAAAGAGAAAAATATAAAGGGGCTTATTGAAACCCTTCCTGGTATCAGAACAAATATGATACATTTTGATCCTGTAGAAATTTCAGCGGAAAAAATAATCGATGAAATAAAAGATGCAGAGGATTCCATAACAAGTATAGAGGATATGGTAATTGATTCAAGGATTATACACCTGCCTATTGCATTTGAGGATAGTGAAACAAAAAAAGCAGTGGAAAAGTATGAAAAGGAGGTTAGACCTAAAGCTCCAAATGTAATTAATGGCTATAATCTTGAGTACATGGCTATGTGTAATGGGATTTCAGTGGATGAGATTAAGAAAACATTACTAAACACCTATTGGTATAACAGCGGTTGCGGATTCTGGCCTGGAGGTGGATTTTTCTGGCCCATGGATCCAAGGTGTGCCATTGTAGTTCCAAAGTATAACCCACCTAGAATTTGGACACCGGAAGGAGCAGTGGGAATTGGGGGACCATGTGTATTTACCTATACTACTCCTACTGGAGGAGGGTATCAACTCTTTGGAAGAACTATACCTACATTTCAGCTCAGCATGAAGCATCCTCAATTTAAGGAAAGTCCATTCTTATATAGGCCTTCGGGAGACAGAATTAAATTTTATGAAATTACAGAGAAAGAATTGTTGAACATATATGATCACGTCCACGATAAAACCGATTATAAATACGAAATTGAAGATGGTGAAATAATTGTTAAGGATTACCTTGAATTTTTAAAAAGAGACGATGTTGTAAAAGGCACTGAAGAATTTCAAAAGAAACAAGAAGAAGGTACAAAAAAAGCCCCTAGGCTTTAA